CAGAATTATGGCCAAAGGGGCCGGTCTCATCTATGGCAACCTGAGCAACATTGGCGACGACTTGCAACGGGATAACAATTATGAGCACCTTTTTCTCCTTATCTTGCAAGTATGGCTTCAAAAACGACCATCCAGTCCCAATCAAAACGATCAGAGTGAACAACGTGATACCCTTCaagaaactaaacaaataaaacaaaacatcCCACCCATGAGCAGCCCCGGTCCGCTTAATATAGGATTTATCCTCGGCTTCACACAATAAATTCAAGGCTTTTAAGATGACAACGGAGAGCATAAAGAAGTGAATCTTATAAGCGGTCAATCGGTTATTGTAGAGGGTATAAACCCAAACAGCCGCCATCGCTAAGTAAGCCAGGAAAAACAAGAAGTAAACAAGAGGCAAACAAGTTTTGCCGGCGGATAAGAAATCAAGCTGACCGGTTTTGGGGTTGAAATTGTACATGACGGAGTGAACGTCCATGGAGACCTCCAAATCGGGCACGCAATTAGAGAAGAGAAGAGTGAAGAGATTGGCATCGGAGACTTTGACGGACGCATCGGAGACTTCGAAGGAGTGGAGGGTGGGATTGTGATCGGGTTTGAGATGATTGAAATTGAAGACGGGTTTGATGTGTTGGGACCGGAGGGGGCACTGGATGTCACCATCTTGGAGTTGTTGGACGACTTGGGCCCAGGAGTCGCGGGTGCAGAGGTAGAAACCCAGTTGAGAGAGGTGGAGCTGGGGTTTGGAGTTGGAGAAGGAGATGCGGGTGATGGTGAGATTGAGGCGTCCAGATTGGGTGAAACCGAATTCGTCAAAAGGGATGGTGGATCGCGAATCGGATCGGATTTCAGTCGAACGGATCTCGGCCAGAGAGGTAttaaggaggaagaagaaaattaCTGCTCCTACCAAGAAGAAGAGGGAGGACCTGGAAAAGCTCGACGCCATTGACTTGTGATCTGAAGCCGCCGGTGAGGAACGGATCTTAACACTACTAGTAGATGTCTAGCGACGTGGCCGACAGAGTACTCTACTAGTAATAAATCTACTTAGTCTTGTGAAATGGGCTGAGTTACTAAAATACGCTACTATTATTGCTACTATTTACCACTAGTGGTACGGTGGGTATATGGTTTTGACTGTCAAGGTCCTGCCAGTATTTACTACTGGTATATTCTATTCTTTTTATCGGCTCGATTATTTCCCAGCAGCCCGAAAGGAGAGATCCAATGCCCTCGAACGCGTTATCCCGAGACTCGAACATTGGTCGTCGTATCCTAAAGAGAAGCAACGAGCCACTCAAGCTATCCCAAGTTGGGCTAGTATATTCTATTCGTGTCATTGAAAttgtagtaattttttttcattttgggatatctctcttttttcaatattattttaatatttatttatattttacactaaatttaaaattttgaaaataaatccGTTAACATCGATATCAATTTATTATTcttaaaaagttaaaaatttcaaaataagaCGTACATTTCAGAACTAAGGGAATAGTATATTGACAAGGCAAATAAGATAAAAATCACCTTATTTGGCTTGAAATCATTGCAAGTGGTGCTGTTAATGGCGTTATTATCTTCCCAGTTGTATAGGAAATAACATTAATATATAACGGCCTTGATTGGCAAAGTGAGTATTtgtcaaattttagtttttttaaccattttagttacaataatttcaaaaaatttctcaaaaattttaaattacacacttcaaaatacataaaaaatttatttcttcctttcttcttccccctcaacccaccaccacctccaccccCGCCCAAGACAGGCCAGCGCCGGCAACCCCTTCCGACGAgccacctctttttttttttttttccctttctctcctcctcccctcccctcttcTCTCCCCATTTCCTCT
This portion of the Coffea arabica cultivar ET-39 chromosome 2e, Coffea Arabica ET-39 HiFi, whole genome shotgun sequence genome encodes:
- the LOC113729870 gene encoding protein CANDIDATE G-PROTEIN COUPLED RECEPTOR 7-like; this translates as MASSFSRSSLFFLVGAVIFFFLLNTSLAEIRSTEIRSDSRSTIPFDEFGFTQSGRLNLTITRISFSNSKPQLHLSQLGFYLCTRDSWAQVVQQLQDGDIQCPLRSQHIKPVFNFNHLKPDHNPTLHSFEVSDASVKVSDANLFTLLFSNCVPDLEVSMDVHSVMYNFNPKTGQLDFLSAGKTCLPLVYFLFFLAYLAMAAVWVYTLYNNRLTAYKIHFFMLSVVILKALNLLCEAEDKSYIKRTGAAHGWDVLFYLFSFLKGITLFTLIVLIGTGWSFLKPYLQDKEKKVLIIVIPLQVVANVAQVAIDETGPFGHNSDTWKKVFLLVDILCCCAVLFPIVWSIKNLREAAKVDGKAAVNLMKLTLFRQYYIIVISYIYFTRVVVYALETITSYKFQWTGPVAAELATLAFYLFTGYNFRPKVQNPYFAIDDEEEEAAAEQLKLEDEFEL